Proteins from one Peromyscus eremicus chromosome 8a, PerEre_H2_v1, whole genome shotgun sequence genomic window:
- the LOC131917193 gene encoding dynein light chain 1, cytoplasmic-like: MCDQKAVIKNADMSEEMQQDSVECPAHVLEKYNIEKDIAAHIKTEFDKKYNPTWHCIVGRNFSSYVTHETKHFIYFCLGQVAILLFKSG; encoded by the coding sequence ATGTGCGACCAGAAGGCGGTGATCAAAAATGCAGACATGTCGGAAGAGATGCAACAGGACTCGGTGGAGTGTCCGGCTCACGTGTTGGAGAAGTATAACATAGAGAAGGATATTGCGGCCCATATCAAGACGGAGTTTGACAAGAAGTACAACCCCACCTGGCACTGCATTGTGGGGAGGAACTTCAGTAGTTATGTGACACATGAAACCAAACACTTCATCTACTTTTGCCTGGGCCAGGTGGCCATTCTTCTGTTCAAATCTGGTTAA